Proteins encoded within one genomic window of Humulus lupulus chromosome 1, drHumLupu1.1, whole genome shotgun sequence:
- the LOC133790872 gene encoding L-cysteine desulfhydrase, which yields MDQGEDHRNGNGNGNGNGHLHHHSNSITASQIQQQFAHHLPGIARINNGSFGCCPHSVLAAHQEWHLRFLRNPERFYSDVLPDALLHSRSLLKSLINADHLHQVSLIDNATTAAAIVLRHIASSLSHNDTVFMFHCAFQAVKKSIQAYVATAGASVVEIPLPFPVRSPQDIVARFRKGLQTGKANGSKIRLAIIDHITSMPSVLIPVRELVHICREEGVDQVFVDAAHALGTVPVDVKEIGADFYVTNLHKWFFCPPSVAVFYSRNDLPIETSWIGTRDYSSQLLVPSVMEFVSRFEGGIEGIMKRNHESVVQMGQMLAESWGTILGSPPHMCASMIMVGLPSQLGISSEDDASRLRSHLRTCFGVEAPIHYQAPNDAATEARDNKDGLISGYARISHQLYNTVEDYHKFRDAINQLVQDGKVCKML from the coding sequence ATGGATCAAGGAGAAGACCAtcgcaacggcaatggcaatggcaatggcaatggccACCTTCATCATCACAGCAACTCCATCACCGCCTCCCAAATCCAACAACAGTTCGCCCACCATCTCCCAGGCATCGCCCGTATCAACAACGGCAGTTTCGGATGCTGCCCTCACTCCGTCTTGGCTGCCCACCAAGAATGGCACCTTCGCTTCCTCCGCAACCCCGAACGCTTCTACTCCGACGTCCTCCCCGACGCCCTCCTCCACTCCCGCTCCCTCCTCAAGTCCCTCATCAACGCCGACCACCTCCATCAGGTCTCCCTCATCGACAACGCCACCACCGCTGCCGCCATCGTTCTCCGCCACATCGCCAGCTCCCTCTCTCACAATGACACCGTCTTCATGTTCCACTGCGCCTTCCAGGCCGTCAAAAAATCCATCCAAGCCTACGTTGCCACCGCCGGCGCCTCCGTCGTCGAGATCCCACTGCCCTTTCCAGTCCGTTCCCCACAAGACATCGTTGCCCGGTTCAGGAAGGGTTTGCAGACAGGCAAAGCCAACGGCAGCAAGATTAGGTTAGCCATAATCGATCATATTACTTCCATGCCGTCTGTCCTCATTCCCGTCCGGGAATTAGTTCACATTTGCAGGGAAGAGGGTGTTGACCAGGTCTTCGTCGATGCAGCTCACGCCTTGGGTACGGTCCCCGTCGACGTGAAAGAGATTGGGGCCGATTTCTATGTCACAAACTTGCACAAATGGTTCTTTTGTCCGCCTTCCGTCGCTGTGTTTTATAGCCGGAATGACTTGCCCATTGAGACTTCTTGGATTGGGACCCGGGACTATAGCTCGCAGCTCCTTGTGCCTTCGGTTATGGAGTTTGTGAGCCGCTTCGAAGGTGGGATAGAGGGGATTATGAAGAGGAACCATGAGAGTGTTGTTCAAATGGGGCAGATGTTGGCAGAGTCATGGGGCACCATTCTTGGCTCGCCGCCTCATATGTGTGCCAGTATGATTATGGTTGGCTTGCCTTCCCAATTGGGTATTTCCAGTGAGGACGATGCGTCGAGATTGAGGTCGCATTTGCGGACCTGTTTTGGTGTAGAAGCTCCTATTCATTACCAGGCTCCAAATGATGCTGCAACTGAAGCCAGAGATAATAAAGATGGGCTAATCAGTGGTTATGCTCGGATATCTCACCAACTTTATAACACGGTTGAGGATTATCACAAGTTCAGGGACGCCATCAATCAGCTTGTTCAGGATGGAAAAGTATGCAAAATGCTTTGA
- the LOC133812752 gene encoding uncharacterized mitochondrial protein AtMg00810-like: MVVFGYHQCNSDHTLFLKKQNNKVTALIVYVDDMVVTGNDLVERKALQEYLSREFEMKDLGPLKYFLGIEVSRSKKGIFLSQRKYALDLLKETGMSACQPINTLIEEGLKLRMKDDQVPVDKERYQRLVGRLMYLAHTRPYLTYALSFVSQFMHNLGEQHMDAVKQILRYLKLAPGKGILFSRKTEEQNINVYTDADWVGNKNDMRSTSGYFTFVGGNLVSWRSKKQSVVARSSGEAELRGMALGVCEGLWLKLLLQNLGYATTTPIQLYCDNKSAS, encoded by the coding sequence ATGGTAGTGTTTGGTTATCATCAATGCAATTCAGACCATACTTTGTTCTTGAAGAAGCAAAACAACAAAGTTACTGCACTTattgtttatgttgatgacatggtAGTAACAGGAAACGATCTAGTTGAAAGGAAGGCTCTACAAGAATACTTGTCCAGAGAATTTGAAATGAAAGACTTAGGTCCCTTAAAATACTTCCTGGGAATAGAAGTATCTCGATCCAAAAAAGGTATTTTCTTGTCCCAAAGAAAATATGCTTTAGATCTCTTGAAAGAGACAGGGATGTCTGCATGTCAACCAATAAATACACTGATTGAGGAAGGATTAAAATTACGAATGAAAGATGATCAAGTTCCCGTTGATAAAGAGAGATACCAAAGACTTGTTGGCAGATTGATGTACTTAGCCCATACAAGACCATATCTTACTTATGCTTTGAGCTTCGTCAGCCAATTTATGCATAATCTAGGTGAGCAGCATATGGACGCAGTCAAACAAATTTTGAGATACTTGAAGTTAGCCCCTGGGAAAGGAATTTTGTTTTCTAGAAAAACAGAGGAACAAAACATCAATGTGTATACAGATGCTGACTGGGTTGGCAATAAAAATGACATGCGATCTACTTCGGGGTATTTTACCTTTGTAGGTGGGAATCTTGTGTCTTGGAGGAGTAAGAAACAAAGTGTGGTTGCTCGATCGAGTGGTGAGGCAGAACTACGAGGAATGGCTCTTGGTGTTTGTGAAGGATTGTGGCTGAAATTACTCCTTCAGAATTTAGGTTATGCTACAACTACACCTATTCAGTTGTATTGTGATAACAAGTCTGCTTCGTGA